The genomic DNA CATACGACCAGCCACGTGTGCTGCGGTGCACCCACTGGATCATGTTGTAGCGCACATCCATCGGATCGGCCGAGTCGGGCAGCACTTCTACCCGGAAAGCGTTTTTGTACCCGGCGGCCTCAAACGCCTGGTTCCACCAGCGGGCGCCTTCCAGCAAGGCCATCCGGATCGGCTCGGGCGCACCATTATCGACATAGTATACCAGCGGCTTTACGGCTTCGGAAGTGGCTGCGCCGGGGTTCTTTTTCTGCAAACGGTGGCGGGCGATGAAGCGCGTTTCAATGTCGCTGTTGATAGGAGAGGCATAGTCGTAATAGGAAACGCCGAAGTAGCCGGCCCGCGGGTCCATCAGGCGCGGTTTATACTTGTTGTCCGGTAATTCGATAAAGGAGTGGTGCTCCCGCAGGGTAAGCGCCTGCGCATCGGGCGCTACTTCGCGCACAAATCGGCCGGCATCTTCCCCTCCGGTAAAGGTAAGTGTGGCTTCAAACTCCGAGTTCTTCGGGAAGTTCTTCGTGCGGGGCAGGTAGAGCGCCGAGCGGCTGGGATCGAGCCGGTAGCTGCCTTGTTTGGTGCGTTTTATACTTCCGGTCACATCGTGGGCATCGCGCAGCAAAAACTCGGTAGCATCTACGAGCACTTTGTCGTCGTCGGCTGCTTCGGCCTTAAATCCCCACAGGATCGATTGGGCAAAGGACTCTTCCACCGCGCGTTTTTCATTTTTATTTTCGGTAATGGCGCGGTAAGCGAGGTTGGGCTGTACCAGCAATACTTTTGGCCCTATGCGATTAAAGTATACCACCCGCTCGCCGCCCAGCTGCCCGCGATCCAGGCCAATGTCGTTCGAGCCGAGGCCGGCTGGCAGGGAGTTCACATATAGGAATTCCTGATTGAGCTTGTCTATTTCGAGCCATATTTTGCCGCCCGCTTCATCATAATAGAAAGTGAAGTAGCCGGGATATTTTTTCATGCCGGCCGTTTTCGAGCTGATACCCGGAAGCTTCTGGGCAAAGGTGCTGCTGGTTAGTGCCAGGAAGAGCAGCAAAAGCCAGCGTTTTTTTGAAAGGGGTGATGTCATGGTGTCGTTTAGATTAAGGAGAACCTATATTAGGTATTTTTCACCGGATCTGAAAACAACGGGCCAAACAGGTGCTTTGCCGTTTGGGCTAAAGCCCTGTTGGCCAGACCGGCTGACAGCTTTTTGCCGGGCGGAATACCGCCGCCTATTAGCACCTTATGTAGCAGGGCCGCGTACAAATAAGAAAGTTAACGGGGATGTAAGAATAAATTTCTGCAACTTAACAGCGTGTAAAAAGTACACCAACGAGCAGTTGTCCTATAAACTGACCATCAAACAAACTATTAAAAGTAATACAATGAAAAAAACAATGCTGATTCTGGGGTGTTGTACCCTGCTTTATGCGTGCGGCGGCAACAGTGAAAATGCCGAGTACGAATCATACTATGACCAGGACAAAAAGGATGATACTACAGCCATAGCAGACGACTATGTAGCGCCCGCACCACCGCAGGAAGGCGGCGCAACCTCCGACTCATCAGCCATTGACGCGAAAGAGAAAACGACGAAAATGCCTGCTGATGCTACCACTGCGCAAACAACCGGAACCGCTGCCGCCACAGCTAGTGCCGATGTAGAAAAAGGAAAGAAGCTGATCGCCCAGTCCGATTGCCTGAGCTGCCATAAGGATAAAGAAAAATTGGTTGGTCCGGCGTATTCCGCAGTAGCTGACAAGTATGAAGCGAACGATAAAAATATCAGCTACCTGGTGCAGAAGATTCAGAAGGGCGGCAGTGGCGTTTGGGGGCAAATTCCCATGACGCCGCATCCTAACCTGAGCAACGACGATACCAAAGCCATGGTGCATTATATATTGTCCCTGAAAAGCAAATCCTAAGAAGCTCTTGCTTTCATACACCTGGCAGGCAAGCATAAGATCATAGAAACGCCTGCGTAATATTCAGTGCAGCATACTTAAAAAGGGAGGCCTTCCTGTTCATGGAAAGGCCTCCCTTTTTTGCTTTGGAAAAGAGCACAGCCGAACGGTTCCGGAGCTTAAAATTACGCTTAGGCCAGTTTTTGAAAGTCCTGCCGTATTGCTGCTGCGCGGCCACCCGCGTCTTCACTGAAATTCAAACCTTTACAGCGGGTCATTTCGGCGGGCTATACTTTCTGCTTCGAGCTAAAACCGGGTTTAAATGCTTTAGCGGCCCATTTATTTGTTTAAACTTTTGTTATTGTAAAATGAATATTTTACATTGATTATTAATTGAGTGTGTGCTCACCTGAATATGTAACAAATACCGGGTTTTTCAGGTATGAAGTTTCTTAGTTTGCACACTATATAGTATACTTCAGATTCAGTTGGCAAGGGTGGTTTGCAGTGACCGGTACTACGTAGTTTTTTTAGAGTACCATACCTCTTGTACCGACACTTTTTACAGTACCTCTTTTTACTCCGGCCGTTCACCCGCCGGGAGCAGGAGCAGGGCATACTGCTGCTGGCTTTTTAGCGCAAATATTAAAGATGACTGATTATAAACGATTTTCCTGTTTTTTAACACCTGCTATAACTTCTGAATATGGCCAATAATGTATATGATGCCATTGTAATTGGTTCCGGTATTTCCGGTGGCTGGGCAGCCAAGGAATTAACCGAAAAAGGATTAAAAACCATCATGCTGGAGCGTGGGCGTAACATCGAACATGTGAAGGATTATGTAAATGCCAACAAAAACCCCTGGGATTTTCCGCACCGGGGTGGCCGCACCCAAAAAATGATCGAAGAACATCCCGTACTCAAACGGGATTATGTGCTTAATGAGCAGAACGAAGATTATTGGGTGAAAGAAAAGGAAAGCCCTTATGTGGAAACAAAGCCATTTGACTGGTTCCGGGGCTACCATGTAGGCGGCCGCTCCCTGATGTGGGGGCGCCAGAGCTACCGCCTCAGCGACCTGGACTTTGAAGCCAACCTGAAAGACGGCGTTGCTGTGGATTGGCCTATCCGGTACAAAGACATGGCCCCGTGGTACAGTTATGTAGAGAAATTTGCCGGAATTAGCGGTTCCCGCGAGGGCATTCCGCACCTGCCGGACGGTGAGTTTCAGCCGCCCATGGATATGAACTGCGTGGAGAAAGACGTAGCTGCCCGCATCAAATCGCATTACAAAGGTGACCGCCACATGATCATCGGGCGAGTAGCTAACATCACGCAGCCACTGCAAAGCCGCACCAATTGCCAGTATCGCAACAAATGCTGGCTGGGCTGTCCTTTTGGCGCCTACTTCAGTACCCAGTCTTCAACGCTGCCGGCAGCCATGGCGACCGGCAACCTGACGCTCCGTCCTTTTTCTATTGTCACCAAGATCCTGTATGACAAAGACACCAAGAAGGCAAAAGGAGTGGAGGTGCTCGACGCGGAAACGAACCAGACCTATGAATACTTTGCTAAAATCGTATTCCTGAATGCTTCGGCCCTGAACAGTACCTGGGTGCTGATGAACTCGGCCACTGATGTATGGCCCGAAGGGCTCGGGAGCAGCAGCGGTGAACTGGGGCATAACCTCATCGACCACCATTTCCGGGCAGGTGCATCGGGTAGCTTTGATGGTTATGAAGATAAATACTACTACGGCCGCCGTGCCAATGGTATATATATTCCGCGCTTCCGCAACCTAAACGGCGAAAAACGCGACTACATCCGAGGCTTCGGCTACCAGGGCAGCGCCGGCCGCGAAGGCTGGAGCCGCGAAATTGCCGAGATGAATATTGGGGGTGCCTTTAAAGATGCCTTAACGGAGCCAGGCCAGTGGACCATGGGCTTGACAGGCTTTGGTGAAACATTGCCGTACCATGAAAACAAGGTATCGCTCGATAAAAAGAAAAAAGACAAGTGGGGACTTCCGGTCCTGGCTATCGACTGCGAGATAAAGGACAACGAGAAAAAAATGCGCCTCGACATGATGGCCGATGCCAAAGAGATGCTCGAGATTGCTGGGGCTAAAAATGTGAAAGCTTACGATGCCGGTTATACTATGGGCATGGGCATTCACGAAATGGGTACTGCACGTATGGGCCGCGATCCGAAAACATCGGTGCTTAACGAGTGGAACCAGGTATGGGACGCCAAAAACGTATTCGTAACAGATGGTGCCGCCATGACTTCGGCCGGTTGCCAGAACCCATCACTGACGTACATGGCGCTTACGGCTCGCGCAGTAGACCATGCGGTGAAGGAACTCAAAAAACAAAATATTTAACAAGTGCACCGGCAGCAAGTAGCGAGCCGGTGCCTTTTTGTTTAAAGTATCATGTTCAATTAAAGTAGCGAAAACCATGTCCGAAGAAAAATCAGCCGAATCAACAGCGGGTAGCACCCGGCGAGACTTTATAAAAGCAGGAGCGCTGGCTGCTGCAGGATTTATGATAGTGCCACGCCATGTGCTGGGCAAGGGTTTTCTGGCACCCAGCGACAGGCTGGTGGTTGCGGGCGTAGGAGTAGGGGGCAAAGGCGAAAGCGACATTGCCAGTTTTTACAAGAGCGGGAAAGCGGATATTGCCTACCTGTGCGACGTAGATGACCGCAGAGCAGCCACTTCGCGAAAGAATTTTCCGAAAGCCAAATATTATAAAGACTGGCGCGAGCTTTTCGATAAGGAAGGAAAGAAGTTTGATGCAGTATCAGTATCCACCCCGGACCATAACCATGCTATCATTACGTTGGCTGCCATGCAGCTGGGCAAGCACGTGTATGTGCAGAAACCCCTCACGCACGATATTTATGAAGCCCGGGCGCTGACAGATGCCGCTAAGCGCTACAAGGTCGTAACTCAAATGGGAAACCAGGGCGCCTCCGGTGATGGCGTTCGGCAGCTGCGCGAGTGGTACGATGCCGGTGTGATCGGTGATGTACACACGGTTTACTGCTGGACTGACCGCCCCGTGTGGCCGCAGGGTATTCCGTGGCCAACTGCCAAAACCGCGGTTCCCAAAGAACTGGACTGGGATCTGTGGCTGGGAACAGCCCCTTACAAAGAGTACGTAGATAAACTGGTGCCCTTTAACTGGCGTGGCTGGTGGGACTATGGTACCGGCGCGCTTGGCGACATGGGATGCCACCTGGTAGAAGCGCCCTTCAGCGTGTTAAACCTGCGCTATGCGCAGGACGTGCAGGCAAGCGTAGGTAGCGTGTATGTAGATGAGTTTAAGCGCGGCTACTTTCCGGAAAGCTGCCCGCCTTCGAGCCACATTACCTTAACGTTCCCGAAAACAGACAAGACGCAAGGTCCCGTTAAGGTGCATTGGATGGATGGCGGCATTCAGCCGGAGCGTCCGGAAGAGCTGGGTCCGAATGAACTGTTCGGCGATGGCGGCAACGGAACGCTGTTTGTGGGCACCAAGGGCAAAATGATGGCCAGCACCTATGGCGCAGATCCGCGCCTGCTGCCGCTCTCCAAAAATCAGGAGGTAAAAGTTAAGCAAACGCTGGCCCGCGTGCCGGGTGGCGCCGATGGCCACTATGCCCAGTGGGTAGAGGCTGCCATTGCCGGTCACGGTAAAAAGCAGGTAAGTTCGCCTTTTGAGATTGCCGGCCCGTTAACGGAGGCGCTGCTGATGGCCAACCTTGCTATCCGCGGGTTCGACATCCAAAAGCCAAAGGCTGATGGAAACGGCTTTGATTATCCGGGTCGTTACGTAGAGCTTTTGTGGGATAACAAGAACATGCGGGTTACTAATTTCGACGATGTGAACCAGTTTGTAAAGCGGGAATACCGCAAGGGCTGGAAACTCGGCGCATAAAGCATTACTTTATACTTCACTGGCTGTTGAGTAATGTAAGTATAGCTAAACCGATTTTGTCGATCGGGCTATACTACAAACGCGGCAGCTTAGCTAGAGCTATCAAAAAGCAATGTGGTAGCTTGCGTTTGAATATTGATTCTCATTAACCTATATCTTTAAAACTGTCATTTACAGCGTATGAACAGAAGAGAAGCTATTTCGGCAGTTGCCTTGCTGCTGGGCGGAACAGTAGTAGGCGCCGATTTGCTGGTGTCCTGTACACCGCAATCAAAAAAGGTCGATAATCTTTTTGACAAGAATGTGGTGGCGGAGCTCAACGAAGTGGCCGACACCATACTTCCTGCCACCAGCACGCCGGGTGCCAAAGCAGCCAATGTAGGCGAGTTTATGTCCCGGATGGTGACGGATTGTTATACAAAAGATGACCAGGAGGTATTTAAGAAAGGGATATCGCAGCTTAACGAGGCAAGCGATAAAAAGTACAGTAAACCTTTTATGGAGTTAAATGCCAAGCAGCGCACCGAGTTACTGACCGGCCTTGATGCCGAGCAGAAGAAGTATATGGCCTCCAAAAAAGAGGATGCGCCCAGCCATTATTTCCGGATGATGAAGGAGCTGACCCTGCTGGGGTATTTCACTTCCGAAATAGGAGCCACGCAGGCTTTACGCTATGTGCCGGTGCCGGGTCGCTACGATGGGTGCATCGACTACAAAAAAGGCGACCGCGCCTGGGCAACCTAAAGGGTACGTTTCCGCAGAAAAAGAAACAGGATACAGTAGCAGGCGCTGGCCAATAGCAGGTATACTTACTGGGCAGCGCAGGATTTTTCATATCTTTTAATAACAGATGCATAAAAAAATACGCTTAGGAATGATAGGCGGTGGAAAAGGAGCCTTTATCGGCGCTGTCCACCGGGTAGCCGCGCAAATG from Pontibacter liquoris includes the following:
- a CDS encoding c-type cytochrome, yielding MKKTMLILGCCTLLYACGGNSENAEYESYYDQDKKDDTTAIADDYVAPAPPQEGGATSDSSAIDAKEKTTKMPADATTAQTTGTAAATASADVEKGKKLIAQSDCLSCHKDKEKLVGPAYSAVADKYEANDKNISYLVQKIQKGGSGVWGQIPMTPHPNLSNDDTKAMVHYILSLKSKS
- a CDS encoding GMC oxidoreductase, producing MANNVYDAIVIGSGISGGWAAKELTEKGLKTIMLERGRNIEHVKDYVNANKNPWDFPHRGGRTQKMIEEHPVLKRDYVLNEQNEDYWVKEKESPYVETKPFDWFRGYHVGGRSLMWGRQSYRLSDLDFEANLKDGVAVDWPIRYKDMAPWYSYVEKFAGISGSREGIPHLPDGEFQPPMDMNCVEKDVAARIKSHYKGDRHMIIGRVANITQPLQSRTNCQYRNKCWLGCPFGAYFSTQSSTLPAAMATGNLTLRPFSIVTKILYDKDTKKAKGVEVLDAETNQTYEYFAKIVFLNASALNSTWVLMNSATDVWPEGLGSSSGELGHNLIDHHFRAGASGSFDGYEDKYYYGRRANGIYIPRFRNLNGEKRDYIRGFGYQGSAGREGWSREIAEMNIGGAFKDALTEPGQWTMGLTGFGETLPYHENKVSLDKKKKDKWGLPVLAIDCEIKDNEKKMRLDMMADAKEMLEIAGAKNVKAYDAGYTMGMGIHEMGTARMGRDPKTSVLNEWNQVWDAKNVFVTDGAAMTSAGCQNPSLTYMALTARAVDHAVKELKKQNI
- a CDS encoding Gfo/Idh/MocA family protein; the encoded protein is MSEEKSAESTAGSTRRDFIKAGALAAAGFMIVPRHVLGKGFLAPSDRLVVAGVGVGGKGESDIASFYKSGKADIAYLCDVDDRRAATSRKNFPKAKYYKDWRELFDKEGKKFDAVSVSTPDHNHAIITLAAMQLGKHVYVQKPLTHDIYEARALTDAAKRYKVVTQMGNQGASGDGVRQLREWYDAGVIGDVHTVYCWTDRPVWPQGIPWPTAKTAVPKELDWDLWLGTAPYKEYVDKLVPFNWRGWWDYGTGALGDMGCHLVEAPFSVLNLRYAQDVQASVGSVYVDEFKRGYFPESCPPSSHITLTFPKTDKTQGPVKVHWMDGGIQPERPEELGPNELFGDGGNGTLFVGTKGKMMASTYGADPRLLPLSKNQEVKVKQTLARVPGGADGHYAQWVEAAIAGHGKKQVSSPFEIAGPLTEALLMANLAIRGFDIQKPKADGNGFDYPGRYVELLWDNKNMRVTNFDDVNQFVKREYRKGWKLGA
- a CDS encoding gluconate 2-dehydrogenase subunit 3 family protein translates to MNRREAISAVALLLGGTVVGADLLVSCTPQSKKVDNLFDKNVVAELNEVADTILPATSTPGAKAANVGEFMSRMVTDCYTKDDQEVFKKGISQLNEASDKKYSKPFMELNAKQRTELLTGLDAEQKKYMASKKEDAPSHYFRMMKELTLLGYFTSEIGATQALRYVPVPGRYDGCIDYKKGDRAWAT